A window of Bacteroidales bacterium genomic DNA:
GTTTTTAGTTACAAAATTGATTTCTCTTACACCGCCGAAAGCAATTCCGGGTGTAAACCGCAGGTCGAAGTTTTTTGCAAGTCTGAGGTTTGAAATGGCATGCACGTGAAAACCGGGACGGAGTGTGCTGACTTCGGTGTAAATTCCCGAATCAACGGCCATCTGACTATGCTTTATATTGAAATCCATCGTGTTTACTCCGAGTGAAAACCCGAAATGGAGCCAGTCGTCATCATGATTTGGACTGCGCAGCACAACCTCTTTTTGCGCTTGAGCCTGAAGAAGAATAACAGAAAAGGCAATGAAAAAGAATGTCCGTTTCAAATGTTCTTTATATAGTGTTCAGGTTATAAACGGGTAAGCAACAAAAATAGTCTATTAAATGAGAAAACCTTTACAACCTTATTTAGTATTTTAGCTGCCCTAAAAATTACAGCAATGTACAGTGTTCAGTATCTACATGATTTCACAGCCCATGTATTCATGAAAATGGGATGCAGCAGGGAAGATTCGGTAAAGATTGCCGATGTGTTTCTTGCAGCAGAATTGAGGGGGCTTCCGTCTCACGGTATGATCCGGATCAAGGATTATTTCCAGCTCTGGAAAGCCAACCGGATCAATGTAAAGCCAAACGTACGGATTGTTCATGAAACGCCGTCCACCGCAGTTGTCGACGGAGACGGGGCTGTCGGGATGGTTGCTGCCACAAGGTCAATGGAAATTGCCATAGAAAAGGCACAGAAATCAGGCAGCGGCTGGGTTTCAACCCGGAATTCAAATCATTACGGAATAGCCGGCTATTATGCCATGATGGCGTTGAAACACGATATGACAGGAATGTCGATGACCAATGCAAACCCACTTGTAGCACCCACTTTCTCAGTAAGTCCGATGCTTGGAACCAATCCCATTGCAGTAGCTATTCCGGCGGGAAAACAGCCTCCTTTTGTGGCTGATTTTGCCACTACGCCCATCGCACGGGGGAAACTGGCTGTTGCTGAAAAGAAAGGGGAAAAAGTTCCGCTGGGTTTTGTACAGGATAAGGAAGGGTCGCCCACTGATGATCCCGCCATATTAAAATCGGGCGGTTCCATGCTTACCCTCGGTGGTGATTATGTTCATGGCAGTCATAAGGGATTTTGCCTGAGTGCCATCGTGGATATTTTCTCAGCGGTCTTCTCGGGTGCCAATTTTGGTCCCTTTGTACCTCCTTCAGTTGCCTATCTCCCTGTACTCGAGAAAAAAGTAGGGGAGGGAACCGGTCACTTTTTCGGAGCCATGCGCATTGATGCATTCCAGGATGCCGAATCGTTCAAGTCCTCTATGGATGAGTGGATAACCACATTCAGAAATGCAAAGCCGGCAAAAGGTCACGATAAAGTGATTATTCCCGGTGACCCGGAGCGTGAAAAAGAGCAGAAAATCAAAGCCGAAGGCATATCCGTTCTCAATGCCATTGCGTGTGAGATGAAGGAAATTGCAATTGAGCTCGGGGTACCGTTTGAAATCAGTGATTAGTGACTGGTAACTGGTGACTGGTAACTGGTGGTTCGTTCGGCTAAGGCTCTGCCTTAGTCGACTTATCTAATCAGGCTCCGCCTGATTGAATTAATTACTTTCAGGCACAGCCTGAAAAGATATATACGACCGAGGTAGAACCTCGACCGAACGGGGGCGAAATCCTTCAAACAGATACCACATATATGATTAAAGCCATAGAATCACACCGCAGCATTCGCAAATACAAAGCGGACCCAATAAGTGATGAGCTGCTGAATACAGTGCTGACAGCAGGAACACGCGCGTCCACAACCGGGAACATGCAGGTTTACAGTATTATTGTTACAACAGGCCAGGAGCTGAAGGAAAAGCTGTGGGAGGTGCATTTTAAACAGAACATGGTAAAGCAGGCACCTGTTGTTCTAACTTTTTGTGCCGATTTCAACCGGTTCAATAAATGGTGCCGCCACAGGAAAGCAGAGCCAGGGTATGACAATTTTCTGTCTTTTATGACGGCTGTAATTGACGCCCTTCTGGCTGCGCAAAATTGTTGCCTGGCCGCTGAGGAAAACGGACTGGGTATATGTTACCTGGGTACCACGACTTACAATGCAGATAAAATTATTGAAATACTTGATCTTCCTGAGGCCGTAGTTCCAGTTACAACCGTAGTTATGGGCTACCCCGATGAGTTACCGGGACTCACCGACCGATTGCCGGTGGAAGCAGTAGTACACTTTGAGAAGTACAGTGATTATTCAAATGATGATATTGACAGGCTTTACACTGAAAAGGAGGCCCTGCCCTTAACCGCAAAGCTTCTGCAGGAAAACAACATGGAAACCCTTGCACAGATATTCGCCCACAGGCGGTATACAAAAAAGGACAATGTGACGTTTTCCAACAAGTACCTGGAGGTGATAAGGAAACAGGGGTTTATGAATCAGTGATCAAGGCCGTCATTGCGAGGAGCGTGACAAAACTCTGATTATACCGATATTTTAAAGTCGACGAAGCAATCTGCCCGCACAGGCAGAGCGCAACAAAGAGTGCTACACCGGTGCCTCTCTTTCTTGGCAATGGTCTTCCTGTTCAGGCAGATTACTTCGTCGCATTAATTATTAACTATAATCAGTTATATTCCAAGCTCCTCGCAATGACGGCTGTAGTTCGCTGTTTATAACTCTCCCCTTAATTTAAAAACTGCACTAGGAATTCTCATTGGAAATATTGTATCTTTAGTCGTCAAATATGACTTTTAATACCGTTGGAATTTTGTTTACGGTATAAATAAAATTTAAAATGTTATATATGAAAGAGCTGATCATTAAGAAAACGCCCAATACTCCCAGCGTAACCTTCAATCCCGAAACCGGTGTTATGAAGCTGGAGGGCCGGTCGATTCCCGAAAATCCGGGAGATTTCTATGATCCTATTATTGAATGGCTCGAAGAATATTTTAAGAATCCGGTTGAAACGACAAATTTTGAAATGAGCCTTGAATATGTAAACAGCGGGTCATCAAAATACCTGCTGGGCATTTTCAGGATATTAAAAAAGAAGCATGACGAAGGTAAGCTTGTTTCAATCAACTGGTATTATGAAGAGGATGATGAAGCCATTTTCAGCCTTGGCGAACATTACCGCAACACTGTAAAAGTACCTTTCAAGCTGATCGAGTATATTTAACAGCCGGGTCTTACTTTTCAACCGAACACTTATTCATCACCACATCCAGAAGGTATCCCGTGCAGATACCTTTAATTGTAATACTGCTTCCTTTTCGTATAAGGGAAACATCATTCGATTTCAAATCAAAGCCGCATATGACGCCCCCGATGGCATCCGGCTCTTTCAGGTAAACCGAAATACCCAGGCTGTCCTCTGATATGGACTCCACCATCCCGTTTACGCTGATAACTTTATTCAGATACTGTGTATTGGCAGCGGCTTCATTGCTGTCGAATGCGGCGATTAGTTCAGATGCCTTAAGTTCAAAATCCGCCTTCCTTGCCGATACATTGGTGTCAGCTTTTTTAAATGTATAATTCCAAACAAGGGCGGCTGCAATAAAAGCTAAAACAACTCCAATAACAAGAAGACGGATTTTCGGTTTCATGGGAGTAAGTATTTAATTGGATTGATAAGGTGCTTCAACATTGACAGTGACTTCCTTTGCTATTTTATTTTCAACAAGGGCAGGAATGATGATATTATAATCAGCAGGTTTTACAGTAAACTGAGCTTTTGCTGTAACAGTGCCGTTTTTTACTTCTATGGTACCTTTGGTTGAAACGGGCTTTGTCACGTTGTGAATGGTAAGATCTCCTGAAACATCTGCCGTATAGGTACCGTCTTTCTTATAATTGATCTCGCTGTTATTGTTGATTTTTCCGTTGAAGCTCGATTTCGGGTATTTATCCGACTCAAGGTAGTTTTCATTAAAGTGTTCCTGCATAAGGGCTACTTTGAATTCAAAGCCTTTAATCAGCACATTGAATGCCAAAGTTCCTGCTGTTGGATCCAGAATACTGACAGCCTGTTTATTATGAGCTTCAATATTCTCCAGGGGAGTAGTGGCGCTGAACCAGATATGGCTGTTTTTCGATATAAGTTTCTGGCTGAACCCCATCTGGAATGACGCCAGCAACATCAATAGAATGAATGATTTTTTCATACACTAAAGTTTTACAGATTATTTTAAAGCAAAAACGCGTGATATATTGAATCCAAGATGGACTCCGGCATTTCGCCAGTCACCGGTAGTTTCGCCGATAAATCCTTTTTCAATCATGGCCAGAGAATTGGTAAACATGATGGTGAAAACATGACCTCCGGTCTCGATGTCAACACCGATAGAAAGCGGATTATAAGTTTTTTCAGTCCTGTAATCATGAAATGGCGGTAGAATGTAATAATACTCAGCATTCAATGAAAACCGCTTGGTAAGTTTAAATCGTGCCCCTGCACCCATAGCATAGGTGTCATTCGGGTCGAGTTCGGTGCCTACCATATTCCGGTGAACCAGGGTAGGATTTAGTTCCAATGAAAACCGCTCGCCGAATTTCCGGGCTACAAGCAACTGGTGGACATAACTCACCCTGTCCCAGTCGTTAAGTTTTCCTTCGCCTGTCCATTTTAATGTATTCATGGCTATGCTGCTGAACCACGAAACGGATACGGGCATATTCCTGTCTCCTTTCGACTGGCGGAGAAGGGAGAATTTCAGGAATCCGTCATAGGTCTTCTCATAGGTACCTCTTCCTATGCCAACCATGATCCAGTTGGTAATACCATATTCAAGGCTGAAATGAATGTTTGCCTGGTCAAGGCCCCACAGGTTATAGGCACCGGTGTTCAGTTGTCCGAACCGGTGATTGATCCTGAAATCAAGTTGCCCGGCGGGCATGCGCTCGATCGAATGGCCGTTGATAATTCGTGTTGATTTAAATGTAGCAGTAGCATACTCTGTACCTCCGCCGGTGGCCTCATTAAGCAGTTGGTCGATATCCTGGGCGAAGAGGGACAGGGGAAGAAGAGCTAGGAAAAGTGTGAGTATTTTCATGGTAAATCGGTATTCGGTGTTCGGTGTTGTTTATTGGGACCAATGTGACCTATGAGACCTATGCGACCGCAGGCATCCAGTATCCAGTATCCGCTTCGGCAAGCTCAGCGACCGGGGTCTTATATTATCGAATGGCATGACTTCGACAAGCTCAGTCATGCTGTTTTTATCCAGTATCCAGCATCCAGTATCCAGCATCCAGCATCCAGTATCCAGCATCCAGCATCCAGTATCAGTTATTCGCCGCTCCGTTCCTCACCCAAATCTTTATGGTTGAAATGGTGCAATCATCGAGCTTGGCAGCGCCCTGGGGCATCGGAACATAGCCCTGTGAATGGGCCATGGTTCCAACCAGTTTTCCGTCATCAGCGCGTGCTTTCACGTCGGCATAATCCTGCAGTTTCACATTTCCGCCAAGCGCCGGAGCTGCTGAATTGCTGTGGCATGAAAGGCAGTACGATTGAAGAATAGGTACAACCGATTGTGCATAAGTAACATTGGCAGTATCACAGGCATTCCCTGTGTCGGGGTAAAGGAACTCCTCGCTGTCATAATAACATCTTGAAAGCAGAACGACTGAGATAAGGAAAAGGAAAATGGCAACTGGTTTCATAGTATTCCATTGAGCGTTGTTGATGCTAATTGTTTAAACCGCCCTGTGCGATCCATTTATCAATAGTGGCCACACTGCAGTCATCAAGTGAAAAAGTGGGTGGCATGGCGGTAAAACCATTAAGTCTTTTAATGGATCCCTGAAGTACCGATGTGCCGTTCCTCTGGCTTTTCACTACGGCATCCACACCGGCATACGTAGAGAGGTTTACATTTCCGCTTGCAAGAGAAGAATTGTGGCAACCGGTGCAATTGGCTTTCAAAACAGGGGTTACATCAGCCGTGAAGCTCATGGTTCCTGCTGTATCGCATACTGCTGGCGGGCAATCCGTGTTCTCAGCACCGGCCAGTATCCATTTCCGGAGAGCGTCTTTTTGGGCAGCTGTCATGGCAGGCCTGGGCGAAGGAGGCATCCTGTCTTCACCCGAAGCATTCATCACCTGGTAAATCTGGCTGCTTTGAGGGTTATTGGCCACTACACCTTTTCTGATTGAAGTATAATCGATATATATTTTACCTTCTTCGTGGGTTGCAGCATCATGACACCCTGTAACACCGCAGCTTGAAAGCATCATTGGCAGAATGTCCTGTACAAAACATACCTCGTCGGCAACCGGGGGAGGTGTGGTTGTATCTGTCGGTGATTTACATGTTGTATTTTTAGCACCCTGCTGAATCCAAACCTCTATAAGACTTCTTTGCAGGCGAGTCAATGGTTGGTCAGGAGGCATAAAGTTCTCACCGTTCACGTTTGTTATTACCTTGTAAAGCTTACTTCCTCTTGGATCACCGGGTTTAACAGCTTCCATAATGGAGGAATAGTCTGTTGCCAAAAAACCTTCCTGGCTTCCGTCATGGCATCCCGACATTCCGCATGATGTTTGGATGATTGGCAAAACCTGTGTCTGAAAACAAACTGTATCCAGATCGGCTACAGTAACAGGATCATGCGTACAGGAAAACAAAAGGATCGGCAGGAAAACGGGGATGGTAAAGGGGTATAAATCAACAAATTTGATTTTCATGTGAAACGTTTTGTAAGTATAAACCCTTAGTCAATTAAACAAACAATACAAAATGAACGTTGTTCAAATTTATATATTTCATGCAAAAATAAAAAATCCGGCAGGTTTCTGCCGGATTTGGATGGTAACAAATCGGTTACAATTATTTAACTGAGTTCATATGAACGATCATATCCAGCAGTTTGCATGAATAACCCCACTCATTGTCATACCATGCAACGATCTTAACAAAATTAGAATTCAGCATGATGCCGGCTTTTGCATCGAACACGGATGTGCGGGAATCACCGATGAAATCGCTGCTAACCACTTCGTCTTCGGTATAGCCAAGAACACCTTTAAGTTCGTTTTCAGCGGCTTTCTTCATAGCTGCCTTGATAGCTTCATAATCGGTAGCTTTTTCAAGACGGCAGGTTAGATCAACAACAGAAACATTGAGCGTAGGAACGCGGAAAGACATACCGGTAAGTTTTCCTTTCAGTTCGGGAATAACTTTGGTAACAGCCTTTGCAGCACCTGTTGATGAAGGTATGATGTTACCTGCAGCTGCACGGCCGCCTCTCCAGTCCTTTGCTGACGGACCGTCAACGGTTTTCTGGGTAGCTGTGGTTGAGTGAACTGTTGTCATAAGACCTTCAACAATACCGAAATTGTCATGCAGCACCTTTGTTACGGGAGCCAGACAGTTTGTAGTACATGAAGCGTTAGAAATGATATCCATTTCTTTCTTATAGGTATTGTGGTTTACACCAAAAACGAACATAGGCGTATCGTCTTTGGAAGGAGCGGATAAAATTACCCGTTTTGCTCCGGCTTTAAGGTGAGCCTCGGCCTTGTCGCGGGAAAGGAATAAACCGGTTGATTCAATTACATATTCAGCACCAATCTCATTCCACTTCAAATTAGCCGGATCCTTTTCTGCAGTGACACGAATGGCATTTCCATTTACAACGAGCTTACCGTCCTTAACAGCCACGGAACCTTTAAAACCACCATGAATGGTATCATACCGCAGCATATAAGCCATGTATTCAACATCTATAAGATCATTTATACCAACAACTTCAATGTCGTCACGGAGGAAAGTAGCCCTGAAAGCGAGCCTTCCGATTCTTCCGAAACCGTTAATACCTACTTTTATTTTAGCCATTTTGTACGTTAATTTATTGGTTATGAAAAGAAACTTCTTACTTGGCGAAGGTATTAAAAATCTTGCTTTTTGACAAAAATTAAGGGGGGTTATTCCTTCTTTTGGCGTTTGCCTTCTTTTGTTATTTTGGCAGGTTTATATTTGGCGTCTACCACCCATCCGAATCGGTATGCCACTGAAAGAGTGAGAAAAAACTGGCTGTTGTATTTCGATGCCATGATGGGAATTTTTTTATAGAAAGCATCAAATGTGGCGCTTACATCAATGGCATTTAGCAGGCGGTTTAAAGGGCTGTATTCAAAGCTGAAGCCCAGGTTGGCGTGTGCACCGGGATAGATTGCAAGTTCATTGAATCCTTTCCAGAATGATGCCCTTCCGGCTATACCATAACCATATTGCTGCTGTTGGTTTGGTGAGTATTTTTGTTCGATAGTATAATAACTTGTCGCGTCACCGATAATATAGGTGAGATAAATGGGTTTTGTGATTCCGAGGCTGGGCCCGATGCCATAATAATATTTTATGGCTATGCTACCGCGATCTTCCTTGGAGAAAATTTCACGCTGGAAACCGATCGAAGGTCGCAGATTCACAAAAAGATTCAGCTTGCCCGGAACATACCTCCTGCTGGTGGAATAACCAATCACATCGGGAGCTACTTTGGCTTCTTTGGGATGTTTGATATAGGCGATTTCTATATCATACAATTTTTTGGTAAGATATGTTTTGCGTTTCCCAAAACGATATCCTGCGCCAAATCCGTTGGAATTGAGTGAGAGTGAAACGCTTCTTTCGTTTTGAAAGATCAGTTTTTCCTGGTTATCGAGATCTCCTTGTCCAACAACAATCTGGCATAGCGAAATCAAAAGAAAAATTAGAATATAACTTTTCAATTCACTATGTGGTTAAATCAGATGCAAATATACGATGAAAAGCGCAAGGAAATTATAACAATATTGATGCCAGGTTAAAAATATCTTTTTAACTGTTGGATTTATCCTGCTGCATTTCGGTTGTTGCATCAGAATAAGCCGGGCAAATGTTTTTTGTACCGTTGCAGGATATAGCTGTGATTGCAAGGATTGCAACGAGAACG
This region includes:
- a CDS encoding Ldh family oxidoreductase, whose product is MYSVQYLHDFTAHVFMKMGCSREDSVKIADVFLAAELRGLPSHGMIRIKDYFQLWKANRINVKPNVRIVHETPSTAVVDGDGAVGMVAATRSMEIAIEKAQKSGSGWVSTRNSNHYGIAGYYAMMALKHDMTGMSMTNANPLVAPTFSVSPMLGTNPIAVAIPAGKQPPFVADFATTPIARGKLAVAEKKGEKVPLGFVQDKEGSPTDDPAILKSGGSMLTLGGDYVHGSHKGFCLSAIVDIFSAVFSGANFGPFVPPSVAYLPVLEKKVGEGTGHFFGAMRIDAFQDAESFKSSMDEWITTFRNAKPAKGHDKVIIPGDPEREKEQKIKAEGISVLNAIACEMKEIAIELGVPFEISD
- a CDS encoding NADPH-dependent oxidoreductase; this translates as MIKAIESHRSIRKYKADPISDELLNTVLTAGTRASTTGNMQVYSIIVTTGQELKEKLWEVHFKQNMVKQAPVVLTFCADFNRFNKWCRHRKAEPGYDNFLSFMTAVIDALLAAQNCCLAAEENGLGICYLGTTTYNADKIIEILDLPEAVVPVTTVVMGYPDELPGLTDRLPVEAVVHFEKYSDYSNDDIDRLYTEKEALPLTAKLLQENNMETLAQIFAHRRYTKKDNVTFSNKYLEVIRKQGFMNQ
- a CDS encoding DUF1987 domain-containing protein, with product MKELIIKKTPNTPSVTFNPETGVMKLEGRSIPENPGDFYDPIIEWLEEYFKNPVETTNFEMSLEYVNSGSSKYLLGIFRILKKKHDEGKLVSINWYYEEDDEAIFSLGEHYRNTVKVPFKLIEYI
- a CDS encoding YceI family protein, which codes for MKKSFILLMLLASFQMGFSQKLISKNSHIWFSATTPLENIEAHNKQAVSILDPTAGTLAFNVLIKGFEFKVALMQEHFNENYLESDKYPKSSFNGKINNNSEINYKKDGTYTADVSGDLTIHNVTKPVSTKGTIEVKNGTVTAKAQFTVKPADYNIIIPALVENKIAKEVTVNVEAPYQSN
- a CDS encoding DUF5777 family beta-barrel protein, whose product is MKILTLFLALLPLSLFAQDIDQLLNEATGGGTEYATATFKSTRIINGHSIERMPAGQLDFRINHRFGQLNTGAYNLWGLDQANIHFSLEYGITNWIMVGIGRGTYEKTYDGFLKFSLLRQSKGDRNMPVSVSWFSSIAMNTLKWTGEGKLNDWDRVSYVHQLLVARKFGERFSLELNPTLVHRNMVGTELDPNDTYAMGAGARFKLTKRFSLNAEYYYILPPFHDYRTEKTYNPLSIGVDIETGGHVFTIMFTNSLAMIEKGFIGETTGDWRNAGVHLGFNISRVFALK
- the gap gene encoding type I glyceraldehyde-3-phosphate dehydrogenase yields the protein MAKIKVGINGFGRIGRLAFRATFLRDDIEVVGINDLIDVEYMAYMLRYDTIHGGFKGSVAVKDGKLVVNGNAIRVTAEKDPANLKWNEIGAEYVIESTGLFLSRDKAEAHLKAGAKRVILSAPSKDDTPMFVFGVNHNTYKKEMDIISNASCTTNCLAPVTKVLHDNFGIVEGLMTTVHSTTATQKTVDGPSAKDWRGGRAAAGNIIPSSTGAAKAVTKVIPELKGKLTGMSFRVPTLNVSVVDLTCRLEKATDYEAIKAAMKKAAENELKGVLGYTEDEVVSSDFIGDSRTSVFDAKAGIMLNSNFVKIVAWYDNEWGYSCKLLDMIVHMNSVK